Proteins encoded within one genomic window of Polycladomyces zharkentensis:
- a CDS encoding 4-hydroxyphenylacetate 3-hydroxylase family protein: MTTVGERFINSLQDGRTVWLDNEKVENVAAHPAFQGTLNTLRQLFDTLNDPETRDRVGFQSPKTGEYVHNAYLVPTSMDDIKRRTVAFELWDRRTHGVMSRLSEYARSLVTGWYAARERYQVFDRHFAEKITEYYEEARDHHRFVTTALLDPQIDRSKGPSEQKDPDAFLRIVRKTEDGVILRGAKMIATAAPYTHDFLVYPFHRIQQGDLEHAHMMIIPANTPGLHIVCRESFSSEQAEDHPISSRYDEMDAILLFDDAFVPWERVFLHDNPEAVWQLRMDETANSLAYHSTVVRLLVKLEFVAGVAFAIADVIGANHHLHVQEKLGEIVIQIETIRALLHASEAGARPDEFGTWLPDLTPIETARNLGPRYYPRAIEILQQIGAGGFIQVPSKIEQIHGELAGLIRKYYRGAKADAESRIRLFKLAWDLIGSPLGSRHELYERFYLGDPVRTYANQYLNCKKERLEQRLEDFWKRIRQKEDTPGERKPTLSI; encoded by the coding sequence ATGACGACCGTAGGCGAGCGATTTATCAACAGTTTACAGGATGGGCGTACCGTTTGGTTGGACAATGAAAAAGTGGAAAATGTCGCTGCGCATCCGGCTTTTCAAGGTACGCTCAACACGTTGAGACAATTGTTCGATACCTTGAATGATCCTGAGACGCGCGACCGGGTCGGATTTCAAAGCCCCAAAACGGGAGAGTACGTACACAACGCATATCTTGTGCCCACAAGTATGGATGATATCAAGCGGCGTACAGTCGCTTTTGAACTGTGGGACCGAAGGACGCACGGGGTCATGAGCCGGCTTTCGGAGTATGCGCGCTCCCTGGTGACCGGTTGGTATGCAGCAAGGGAAAGATATCAGGTGTTTGATCGGCATTTTGCGGAAAAAATCACCGAATATTATGAGGAGGCACGTGACCATCACCGTTTTGTAACTACAGCTTTGTTGGATCCGCAGATTGACCGCTCCAAGGGTCCGTCTGAACAAAAAGACCCCGATGCCTTTTTGCGGATTGTCAGGAAAACGGAAGACGGGGTGATTTTGCGCGGGGCGAAAATGATCGCTACCGCAGCTCCCTATACACACGATTTTTTGGTTTACCCTTTCCATCGGATTCAACAGGGTGATCTTGAACATGCCCACATGATGATCATTCCGGCAAATACGCCTGGTTTGCATATCGTTTGCCGGGAGTCGTTTTCATCCGAACAAGCCGAAGATCACCCGATCAGTTCCCGATATGACGAAATGGACGCCATCTTATTGTTTGATGACGCATTTGTCCCATGGGAACGTGTATTTTTGCATGATAATCCGGAAGCTGTCTGGCAACTGCGGATGGATGAGACGGCAAACAGCCTGGCTTATCATTCCACGGTTGTTCGTTTGCTGGTGAAGCTTGAATTTGTGGCTGGCGTCGCTTTTGCCATTGCGGATGTCATCGGAGCCAATCATCATCTCCATGTGCAGGAGAAGTTAGGGGAAATCGTCATTCAGATCGAAACGATTCGCGCGCTCCTGCATGCTTCGGAAGCGGGGGCCAGGCCTGATGAATTCGGAACATGGCTCCCGGATTTGACACCGATTGAAACTGCCCGGAACTTGGGACCGAGATATTATCCGCGAGCGATTGAGATTTTGCAACAGATCGGAGCCGGCGGGTTCATCCAGGTACCTTCGAAAATCGAGCAGATTCATGGGGAATTGGCGGGTTTGATCAGGAAATATTATCGCGGGGCGAAAGCAGATGCAGAGAGTCGCATCCGCTTATTCAAGTTGGCTTGGGATCTGATCGGCAGCCCGTTGGGTTCCAGGCACGAGCTGTATGAACGATTTTATCTCGGTGACCCTGTACGAACCTATGCGAACCAATATTTGAACTGCAAGAAAGAGCGATTGGAACAGCGTTTGGAGGATTTTTGGAAACGAATCAGACAAAAGGAGGATACACCGGGTGAGCGCAAGCCAACGTTATCGATCTAG
- a CDS encoding 4-hydroxyphenylacetate 3-hydroxylase family protein — protein sequence MSASQRYRSRLKDGRRVWLNGEQVQDITRHRAFKGTIDTISSLLDLQDHPETRDDLTFRSPDTGEPVHLAYLVPYSRKDLKRKARAYQIWSDATFGMMSRLSDYSRSLLTGWYASRHLLGGKDGQFAHKIERYYQQSRDQDWFSTTALHDPQVDRAKSSSELDDPYTHLRIVRKTEDGIVVRGAKMIATGAPYFDEIFVYPFHRRPQGEAHYATMFAVSVSTPGVHLICRESFASEHEEDHPLSSRFEEMDAVVVFDDALIPWERVFIQDDPEAVWVLRQDPVATALSQQPTVVRLLSKLEFIAAIGHELAQTIGAHRFLHVQEKLGELMIQVETIRALLLFAHDQAKPNEDGVWVPAVEPLTTARNLGSRYYPRALEILQQIGAGGFIQVPSTLDELSGPIASFVDRYYRGSNKSAEERIRLFKLAWDLIGSPLASRHELYERFYSGDPVRTYASQYVQYNKQPLIDQVWQLAKSPAR from the coding sequence GTGAGCGCAAGCCAACGTTATCGATCTAGATTGAAAGATGGAAGGCGTGTCTGGTTGAATGGGGAGCAAGTGCAGGATATCACCCGACACCGGGCATTTAAAGGGACTATCGATACCATATCCTCCTTGTTGGATTTACAGGACCATCCTGAAACGAGGGATGATCTGACATTTAGATCCCCCGATACCGGGGAACCCGTCCATTTGGCGTATCTGGTTCCGTACAGTAGAAAAGATTTAAAGCGCAAGGCGCGCGCGTACCAAATATGGAGTGATGCTACATTCGGCATGATGAGCCGTTTATCGGATTATTCAAGATCACTGTTAACCGGTTGGTATGCCAGTCGGCATCTGCTTGGTGGCAAGGATGGGCAGTTTGCACACAAAATCGAGCGCTACTATCAGCAAAGCCGTGATCAAGATTGGTTTTCCACGACAGCTTTGCATGACCCGCAAGTGGATCGGGCCAAATCATCTTCCGAATTGGATGATCCCTACACGCATTTGCGGATTGTCAGGAAGACAGAGGACGGAATCGTTGTCCGTGGAGCAAAAATGATTGCCACCGGTGCTCCCTATTTCGATGAAATCTTTGTGTATCCTTTTCACCGGCGTCCGCAGGGTGAAGCGCACTATGCCACGATGTTTGCGGTATCCGTGTCCACCCCGGGGGTCCATCTCATTTGCCGGGAGTCGTTTGCCTCCGAACATGAGGAAGACCATCCGTTAAGTTCGCGTTTTGAGGAAATGGATGCGGTTGTTGTTTTTGATGATGCCTTGATCCCATGGGAGCGGGTATTTATCCAAGATGATCCGGAGGCCGTTTGGGTCCTGCGTCAAGACCCGGTGGCGACGGCACTCAGTCAGCAGCCAACGGTTGTCCGGTTGTTGAGTAAGCTGGAATTCATCGCGGCCATCGGACATGAACTGGCTCAAACGATTGGTGCGCATCGGTTTTTGCATGTGCAGGAAAAGCTGGGCGAACTGATGATCCAAGTGGAAACGATCAGGGCTTTGCTTCTTTTCGCACATGATCAGGCCAAGCCAAATGAAGACGGCGTTTGGGTTCCGGCGGTCGAACCGCTTACAACGGCCCGTAATCTGGGTTCGAGATATTATCCGCGTGCCTTGGAAATCTTGCAACAAATCGGTGCCGGCGGGTTTATTCAAGTTCCCTCCACACTTGATGAGCTTTCGGGGCCGATCGCATCTTTTGTGGATCGCTATTACCGGGGATCAAATAAGTCCGCTGAGGAGAGAATCCGGTTGTTCAAGTTGGCCTGGGATTTGATCGGCAGTCCGTTGGCGTCCAGGCATGAGCTGTATGAGCGATTCTACTCGGGAGATCCTGTAAGGACTTACGCCAGCCAATATGTCCAATACAATAAACAACCTCTCATCGATCAGGTATGGCAATTGGCCAAATCGCCGGCGAGATGA
- a CDS encoding LLM class flavin-dependent oxidoreductase translates to MKFAIWGSNISGGFLRSRVDQDTDGSFTYNLRLTQLADQLGIDFILFPTRYKGGLGGSNVSGGQLDPLAIVGPLAMVTERIHFISAVLPSFVPPVTLAKIGATLDHVSNGRWHMNLVSGWFQDEQEMFGIPWINHTERYQRSEEYLQIVKGLWQNDEFSFRGNYYEIKGGRMQPSPIQKPYPAIFQGGNSEEAQEMAGRQSDWYFMNGAPLEQLKQQMERVSAVAKKHHRRVRFAVNAFVIARETEKEAVKEYDDIVEHADLTAIRNFQHYAKGATGMWSQSASISDFVANNEGFRTGLIGSYQQVREKMEQLKQAGIDLVLMAFRFPLDELRPFQENVIKKIAGLVEK, encoded by the coding sequence ATGAAATTTGCGATTTGGGGATCGAACATTTCCGGGGGATTCCTGCGTTCCCGGGTTGATCAGGACACTGACGGCAGTTTTACCTACAATCTCCGATTAACTCAGTTGGCTGATCAATTGGGAATCGATTTCATCCTTTTTCCTACCCGATACAAGGGAGGGCTGGGCGGCAGCAATGTTTCAGGGGGACAACTGGACCCCTTGGCGATTGTGGGACCATTGGCGATGGTTACGGAACGGATTCATTTTATTTCTGCTGTGTTACCAAGCTTTGTGCCGCCTGTGACGTTGGCGAAAATCGGGGCCACATTGGATCACGTCAGCAATGGGCGTTGGCATATGAATTTGGTCAGTGGTTGGTTTCAGGATGAACAGGAGATGTTTGGAATCCCTTGGATCAATCATACGGAACGATATCAGCGTTCAGAGGAATATTTACAAATCGTCAAAGGGCTGTGGCAGAACGACGAATTTTCCTTCCGGGGGAATTACTACGAAATCAAAGGTGGGAGAATGCAGCCATCCCCCATCCAAAAACCGTACCCCGCCATTTTCCAGGGAGGCAATTCCGAAGAGGCACAGGAGATGGCGGGCAGGCAGTCAGATTGGTATTTCATGAATGGAGCGCCTTTGGAACAATTAAAACAGCAGATGGAACGAGTCAGTGCGGTAGCGAAAAAACACCATCGACGGGTACGATTCGCTGTGAACGCTTTTGTCATTGCGCGAGAGACGGAAAAAGAAGCAGTGAAAGAATACGACGATATAGTGGAGCATGCGGATCTGACTGCCATTCGAAACTTTCAACATTACGCCAAAGGAGCAACCGGCATGTGGTCCCAATCCGCATCCATCAGTGATTTCGTCGCTAACAACGAGGGATTTCGCACAGGTCTGATCGGTTCGTATCAACAAGTGAGAGAGAAAATGGAGCAGTTAAAGCAAGCCGGTATTGATTTGGTGTTAATGGCATTTCGCTTTCCATTGGATGAATTGCGTCCCTTTCAGGAAAATGTCATCAAAAAAATAGCCGGTTTGGTGGAAAAATGA